In Polypterus senegalus isolate Bchr_013 chromosome 12, ASM1683550v1, whole genome shotgun sequence, the following are encoded in one genomic region:
- the LOC120540534 gene encoding uncharacterized protein LOC120540534: MTMDVRAGVVLAALSQSLFSYCCSAASLITPQNIFNGTVGGEITFNLSIDPVDQTATTGTWRFGPKIVVTWTESNIIYTKDYRERVEVSYATGSLKFNKLFANDSGEYTVAITTAPSMLNLGGRVELKVYVFHKISPALHGAGLRVKETPLDNQVIENEEESSVAIQL, encoded by the exons ATGACAATGGACGTACGCGCTGGAGTCGTTTTGGCTGCTCTCTCTCAGTCTCTGTTTTCGT acTGTTGCTCTGCCGCTAGTCTCATAACTCCTCAGAACATATTTAATGGGACAGTAGGTGGAGAAATCACATTTAATTTGTCAATTGATCCAGTCGATCAAACGGCGACTACTGGAACCTGGAGATTTGGTCCGAAAATTGTTGTGACCTGGACGGAATCAAACATTATTTATACAAAGGATTATAGAGAAAGAGTCGAGGTGTCTTACGCCACTGGCAGTCTTAAGTTTAATAAGCTGTTTGCTAATGACTCGGGAGAATACACAGTGGCGATTACAACAGCTCCGTCTATGCTCAATCTAGGTGGAAGAGTTGAGTTAAAAGTGTATG TGTTTCACAAAATTTCTCCAGCTCTACATGGTGCTGGTCTCCGGGTCAAAGAGACTCCATTGGATAACCAAGTCATCGAAAATGAGGAAGAATCTTCTGTGGCGATCCAATTGTGA